The genome window AGGCCCAGGCGGTCTTGATGATCTCGGCTGGGTCCTTGAACTGGGCCTCCCAGCCGAAAAGTTCCTTGGCATAGGACGGATCGGCGTAGAGGGCGATCGCGTCGCCGGCGCGGCGATCGCCGTACTCGACCGGGACTTCCTTGCCTGTCACGGCCTCGGCGGCCTTGATGATTTCTTTGACGCTGAAGCCGCGACCGGTGCCGAGGTTGGCCTTGATTTCGCG of Planctomycetota bacterium contains these proteins:
- a CDS encoding UDP-glucose 4-epimerase GalE, whose amino-acid sequence is REIKANLGTGRGFSVKEIIKAAEAVTGKEVPVEYGDRRAGDAIALYADPSYAKELFGWEAQFKDPAEIIKTAWAWHEKHPDGYGD